In Aegilops tauschii subsp. strangulata cultivar AL8/78 chromosome 3, Aet v6.0, whole genome shotgun sequence, one genomic interval encodes:
- the LOC141042793 gene encoding uncharacterized protein — protein sequence MALEDSSSSEEEEEDDDDFDTVLGMIFNDDVRRPRRASQFGRKYINRDRAEDHAKIMRDYFGPNPTYPKKYFHRCFRMHTSLFLTIAKPVERYDDWFKLQRNASGEITTSPLMKCIADVRVLAYGCSADAIDDYVRIGEDTISEAIRRFTKAVIAVFGPKYLRTPIEEDTQRLMTDSEARGWPGMLGSLDCMHWRWKNCPVSWKV from the coding sequence ATGGCGTTGGAGGACTCGTCGTCTTccgaagaggaggaagaagacgatgatgACTTTGACACCGTTTTAGGCATGATTTTCAATGATGATGTTCGGCGGCCGAGGAGAGCATCACAATTTGGACGCAAATACATCAACCGTGATAGAGCGGAGGACCATGCCAAGATCATGAGAGATTACTTTGGTCCAAACCCAACATATCCGAAGAAGTACTTTCACCGATGCTTTCGGATGCACACAAGTCTTTTTCTGACCATTGCAAAACCCGTTGAGAGATATGATGACTGGTTCAAGCTCCAGAGAAATGCATCTGGAGAGATCACTACAAGCCCTCTGATGAAATGCATTGCGGATGTTCGAGTTTTGGCATATGGATGTTCTGCCGATGCAATTGATGACTATGTACGCATTGGTGAAGACACAATTTCGGAGGCTATTCGAAGGTTCACCAAAGCAGTGATCGCTGTCTTTGGCCCGAAGTACTTGAGAACACCAATCGAGGAAGACACCCAGAGGCTGATGACTGATAGTGAAGCAAGAGGATGGCCAGGGATGCTTGGATCACTTGACTGTATGCACTGGAGATGGAAGAATTGTCCTGTGAGTTGGAAGGTTTAG